One window of the Nocardia huaxiensis genome contains the following:
- a CDS encoding MlaD family protein has protein sequence MKLGSLLSLGSIAAISILGSAYLTVGVVRTDGFTEYTNATMLLTDSAGLGAGSRVLLTGVEVGEITSVRNTAGGVEVALRFDSEFEVPADSLVTIENLSALGEPYVEFTPNTDGGPYLRDGQRIDTAAVTPPMSISEVSRLVNQVLTQLDPEAISGFVDTFGTALHGTDAVIPGLARSTDLLAATLASRDPKIGAMLTDLQSIVPDMNWSGPAMAAGAPAFIEFGQRVDEIAQAIGRLVATGDTPAMYMEGNGLIPFLAKLTAWIDTAGPGLQELAPVLQPLVESATASAPRIDLSALISQALNGIGDDGAVRLRITVK, from the coding sequence ATGAAACTCGGTTCACTGCTGTCCCTCGGCTCCATTGCCGCCATCTCGATTCTGGGCTCGGCCTACCTGACCGTCGGCGTGGTCCGCACGGACGGGTTCACCGAGTACACGAATGCGACCATGCTGCTCACCGATTCGGCCGGCCTGGGCGCGGGATCGCGGGTGCTGCTCACCGGCGTCGAGGTCGGCGAGATCACCTCGGTCCGCAATACCGCCGGCGGCGTGGAGGTGGCGCTGCGCTTCGACAGCGAATTCGAGGTTCCCGCAGACAGTCTCGTCACCATCGAGAACCTGTCCGCGCTCGGGGAACCGTATGTGGAATTCACGCCGAACACCGACGGCGGCCCGTATCTGCGTGACGGCCAGCGCATCGACACCGCCGCCGTCACACCGCCCATGTCCATCTCGGAGGTCTCGCGCTTGGTGAATCAGGTGCTGACACAACTGGATCCGGAGGCCATCAGCGGATTCGTCGACACCTTCGGCACCGCGCTGCACGGCACCGACGCGGTGATTCCGGGCCTGGCGCGTTCCACCGATCTGCTGGCGGCCACCCTGGCAAGCCGGGATCCGAAGATCGGCGCGATGCTCACCGACCTGCAATCCATTGTCCCGGACATGAATTGGTCCGGCCCGGCCATGGCCGCGGGGGCTCCCGCCTTCATCGAGTTCGGACAGCGCGTGGACGAGATCGCGCAGGCCATCGGCCGCTTGGTCGCCACCGGTGATACGCCCGCCATGTACATGGAGGGCAATGGCCTGATCCCGTTCCTGGCCAAGCTCACCGCCTGGATCGACACCGCCGGTCCCGGATTGCAGGAGCTCGCGCCCGTGCTCCAGCCGCTCGTGGAATCCGCGACGGCGTCCGCGCCGCGCATCGACCTCAGTGCGCTGATCTCCCAGGCCCTCAATGGAATCGGCGACGACGGAGCGGTCCGCTTGCGGATCACCGTGAAGTAA
- a CDS encoding PucR family transcriptional regulator, whose translation MLDPVTSLGPDSTVLARFVDRLPDLADEVMAAAIRAVPGGEELPEDHFADVVPALLGGALAILGAITERRAFSTDEVAEFITPVVESHAEDRIPMTALIAALFSSVRYLWAQVTATAEPHELPQIVEFGDRLLEVLGHITITTSEVHSDVEQSIYTIEREARRALCTALLRGAPAEELAARADIALEERYDVLAFQLRTESLDGPAGTIVARRRIRQFQHAVDMIAGTTTLNTFDGSTGTALLPNRSHPEDPGRDSALERLVSALSELFGVDVCVAECHGIDRQRLPQIAQETTDLAELARLLGRPSGVYRLDDLLLEYQLTRPGSARDRLSERITPLLQFPYLIETLDAHIRHGSDRRSAAVAIHVHPNTFSYRLRRIAELTGLDPSDPNESRLLAAALTVHRLYPAPEAPESGDAV comes from the coding sequence ATGCTCGATCCCGTAACTTCGCTGGGTCCGGATTCGACGGTGCTCGCCCGCTTCGTGGACCGGCTGCCGGACCTCGCCGACGAGGTGATGGCGGCGGCGATCCGCGCGGTTCCCGGCGGCGAGGAGCTGCCCGAGGATCACTTCGCCGACGTCGTGCCCGCCCTGCTGGGCGGCGCCCTGGCCATTCTCGGAGCTATCACCGAGCGACGCGCGTTCTCCACTGACGAGGTCGCGGAGTTCATCACCCCGGTGGTGGAATCGCATGCCGAAGACCGCATTCCGATGACTGCGCTCATTGCCGCGCTGTTCAGCTCCGTGCGCTATCTCTGGGCTCAGGTCACCGCGACGGCGGAGCCCCACGAACTGCCGCAGATCGTGGAATTCGGCGACCGGCTGCTGGAGGTGCTGGGACACATCACGATCACCACCTCCGAGGTGCACTCCGACGTCGAGCAGTCCATCTACACCATCGAACGGGAGGCGAGGCGCGCACTGTGCACCGCGCTGCTGCGCGGAGCGCCCGCCGAGGAGCTGGCCGCCCGCGCGGATATCGCGCTCGAGGAGCGGTACGACGTGCTGGCCTTCCAGTTGCGGACCGAATCCCTGGACGGGCCGGCCGGCACCATCGTCGCCCGCCGCCGTATCCGGCAGTTCCAGCACGCCGTGGACATGATCGCCGGGACGACCACCCTCAACACCTTCGACGGCTCGACCGGAACAGCGTTGCTGCCCAACCGTTCCCACCCAGAGGACCCGGGCCGCGACAGCGCCCTCGAACGTCTGGTGTCCGCCCTCTCCGAACTGTTCGGCGTGGACGTCTGCGTCGCCGAATGCCACGGCATCGACCGGCAGCGGCTCCCGCAGATCGCGCAGGAGACCACCGACCTGGCCGAACTGGCCCGCCTGCTCGGTCGCCCCTCCGGCGTCTACCGCCTCGACGACCTACTCCTGGAATACCAGCTCACCCGCCCCGGCTCCGCCCGCGACCGCCTCTCCGAGCGCATCACCCCGCTGCTGCAGTTCCCCTATCTGATCGAAACCCTGGACGCGCACATCCGCCACGGCTCCGACCGCAGATCCGCCGCCGTCGCAATTCACGTGCACCCCAACACCTTCAGCTACCGCCTGCGCCGCATCGCCGAACTCACCGGCCTCGACCCGAGCGACCCCAATGAATCCCGCCTGCTCGCCGCGGCCCTGACCGTCCACCGCCTCTACCCCGCGCCCGAGGCCCCGGAATCCGGTGACGCCGTGTGA
- a CDS encoding MlaD family protein, which yields MLRRLLGSRGFVSIAGAVLVGVLAVAAYVVAADPLRRTETYCALMPDSIGLYTGNDVTMRGITVGHVTSVRPQGKTVRVEFEVEAAHPVLADASATTVSDSVVADRELAVLTGGKTTATWDRSQCITKTLTPKSLSQTLTALAKLSREVLGPDQARTDSLGRALTALNSATDGTGPQINAIINKLGSALNSPDAAIGHLAGVVDALSSLSVSVSEHWGDIKSMLVRFAPALDQVNNELFSQTVEIIDGFQRVLPMLNDITTLFGDPIFAVLDATVPLVRFIQANVGSLQDIIARMPLLASAFTTVVNPATGVAGVTYAPPRVAVPAEQATQLCAAVNAVAPGRCAGAGDGMADLQLVQLVLGIAGAQ from the coding sequence ATGTTGCGACGCCTGCTCGGATCGCGCGGGTTCGTCTCGATCGCGGGGGCGGTGCTGGTCGGCGTGCTGGCCGTGGCAGCCTATGTGGTCGCGGCCGATCCGCTGCGCCGGACCGAAACCTATTGCGCCCTCATGCCCGACAGCATCGGCCTGTACACCGGCAATGACGTGACCATGCGCGGCATCACCGTCGGGCACGTGACTTCGGTTCGGCCGCAGGGCAAGACGGTGCGGGTGGAGTTCGAGGTGGAGGCCGCGCATCCGGTGCTCGCCGACGCCTCGGCCACCACGGTCTCCGATTCGGTGGTGGCCGATCGGGAGCTCGCGGTGCTCACCGGCGGCAAGACGACGGCCACCTGGGATCGGTCGCAATGCATTACGAAGACGCTGACCCCGAAGAGCCTGAGCCAGACCCTCACCGCGCTGGCCAAGCTCAGCCGGGAGGTTCTCGGCCCCGACCAGGCGCGCACGGATTCGCTCGGCCGCGCGCTCACCGCGCTGAACTCCGCGACCGACGGCACCGGGCCACAGATCAATGCCATTATCAACAAGCTCGGCAGCGCGCTGAACTCGCCGGATGCCGCCATCGGGCATCTGGCGGGCGTGGTGGACGCGCTGTCGTCGCTGTCGGTGAGCGTGTCCGAGCACTGGGGTGACATCAAGTCCATGCTGGTGCGGTTCGCGCCGGCGCTGGATCAGGTGAACAACGAGCTGTTCAGCCAGACGGTCGAGATCATCGACGGCTTCCAGCGGGTGCTGCCGATGCTCAATGACATCACCACGCTGTTCGGTGATCCGATCTTCGCGGTGCTGGACGCCACCGTGCCGCTGGTGCGGTTCATTCAGGCGAATGTGGGTTCGCTGCAGGACATTATCGCCAGGATGCCGCTGCTGGCCTCGGCGTTCACCACCGTGGTGAATCCGGCCACCGGGGTGGCCGGGGTGACGTACGCGCCGCCGCGGGTGGCCGTGCCCGCGGAGCAGGCCACGCAGTTGTGCGCGGCCGTGAACGCCGTCGCCCCCGGCCGGTGCGCGGGCGCCGGCGACGGCATGGCCGATCTCCAACTCGTTCAGCTGGTGCTGGGAATCGCGGGGGCGCAATGA
- a CDS encoding MlaD family protein translates to MSKYVMPGVPTGPKRSITVGAAALALTVLVLLGWTVRAQTRTETGLPITLHTERIGDGVLTGTQVRLNGVQVGEVTAITPADNGTQLIELRLDQDQLAGLDDSLRIDYAPANLFGISEIVLRRGAGGSPLRAGSEVDLTGLRANGVYDATLSGLLRSLAGVSNDVLTPQLSTVLGQLAADFHAFTPFLQTVVMLARTVAERQQVAPSELLGQYGSALEGGAQFVDSTLRVIDQVSGIEVLRTDREQFDATVAVIVDKLFPTLSATLFHAGDNFSGYTDMLAPLLRVLAQMVPAPQQSSAELRALLDRVRTAMPDTPAGPVLNLDIDLRGVPAVAVPLLGAAGGAR, encoded by the coding sequence ATGTCGAAGTATGTGATGCCGGGGGTGCCCACCGGCCCGAAGCGATCCATCACCGTGGGAGCGGCGGCGCTGGCGCTGACCGTCCTGGTGCTGCTGGGGTGGACGGTGCGCGCGCAGACCCGCACCGAGACCGGATTGCCCATCACCCTGCACACCGAGCGCATCGGTGACGGCGTGCTGACGGGAACGCAGGTGCGGCTCAATGGAGTTCAGGTCGGCGAGGTCACCGCGATCACGCCCGCGGACAATGGCACACAGCTGATCGAGCTGCGCCTGGATCAGGATCAGCTGGCCGGGTTGGACGACAGCCTGCGCATCGACTACGCCCCGGCGAATCTGTTCGGCATCAGCGAGATCGTGCTGCGCCGCGGGGCGGGCGGGTCACCGCTGCGCGCGGGCAGCGAGGTCGACCTGACCGGGCTTCGAGCGAACGGCGTGTACGACGCCACGCTGTCGGGGCTGCTGCGTTCGCTGGCCGGGGTGAGCAATGATGTTCTCACCCCGCAGCTTTCGACGGTGCTGGGCCAGCTGGCGGCCGACTTCCACGCCTTCACCCCTTTCCTGCAAACGGTGGTCATGCTGGCGCGCACGGTCGCCGAGCGGCAGCAGGTCGCGCCGTCGGAACTGCTGGGGCAGTACGGGTCCGCGCTCGAGGGCGGCGCGCAGTTCGTCGACTCGACGCTGCGGGTGATCGATCAGGTCAGCGGCATCGAGGTGCTGCGCACCGATCGCGAGCAGTTCGACGCCACCGTGGCGGTGATCGTCGACAAATTGTTCCCGACCCTGTCGGCCACGCTCTTCCATGCGGGCGACAACTTCTCCGGCTACACCGACATGCTCGCGCCCCTGCTGCGTGTGCTGGCCCAAATGGTTCCCGCCCCACAGCAATCCAGCGCCGAACTGCGCGCGCTGCTCGACCGCGTCCGCACCGCCATGCCGGACACTCCCGCAGGCCCGGTGCTGAATCTGGATATCGATCTGCGGGGCGTGCCGGCCGTCGCGGTGCCCTTGCTGGGTGCGGCGGGAGGTGCGCGATGA
- a CDS encoding lipase family protein, which yields MSVNADVYEFGPFREAREFVSTPVPLRPEADPFYRAPADIVRFPAGAIIRFRKVEAALFGRLRLRAQAWQLLYRTVDLHGAAEASVTTVLLPRGATPAQSRPLLSFQCAIDAVSAKCLPSYALRHGARAGGSVPSCEMLLIMGALAHGWAVSVPDHVGLDGRFVAAREPAYRILDALRAARSFEPVGQVEQIGLWGYSGGGVATSWAAELAHEYAPELPLVGAVAGSPVGDPELVFARVNGSFFSGLTALALSGLRRAYPEVDAIVRANVDAEGLAFLAKAEASSTIPFVARARGRNLDRHCRGSSLAELIAMPDVRAVFDDIRPGTRAPAMPLLIMQSVRDQIIPVEGVDGQVDRYLADGARVRYLRDRLSEHLSLAVFSAPVALDWLSDRFAGLPAPEGTETLWSVAFSRQAGRGLRRWAGRIRR from the coding sequence ATGAGCGTCAACGCCGACGTCTACGAATTCGGACCGTTTCGCGAAGCGCGGGAATTCGTGAGCACCCCGGTTCCGCTGCGACCCGAAGCCGACCCGTTCTATCGCGCGCCCGCCGATATCGTGCGCTTCCCAGCCGGGGCGATCATCCGGTTCCGCAAGGTCGAGGCGGCGCTGTTCGGCCGGCTCCGGCTGCGGGCCCAGGCGTGGCAGTTGCTCTACCGCACCGTGGATCTGCACGGTGCGGCCGAGGCGTCGGTGACCACGGTGCTGCTGCCGCGCGGGGCCACCCCCGCACAGTCGCGGCCGCTGCTGTCGTTCCAGTGCGCGATCGACGCGGTGAGCGCGAAATGCCTTCCGTCCTATGCGCTGCGGCACGGCGCGCGGGCGGGCGGCTCGGTGCCCTCGTGCGAAATGCTGCTGATCATGGGCGCGCTCGCGCACGGCTGGGCGGTGTCGGTGCCCGATCACGTCGGCCTGGACGGCCGCTTCGTGGCGGCGCGCGAGCCCGCGTACCGCATTCTGGACGCGTTGCGCGCCGCGCGGAGTTTCGAGCCTGTGGGGCAGGTCGAGCAGATCGGCCTGTGGGGTTACTCCGGCGGCGGGGTCGCCACCTCCTGGGCCGCGGAACTCGCGCACGAGTACGCTCCGGAGCTGCCCCTCGTGGGCGCGGTGGCGGGCTCGCCGGTCGGCGATCCGGAACTGGTGTTCGCCCGGGTGAACGGTTCCTTCTTCAGCGGCCTCACCGCGCTCGCGCTGTCCGGCCTGCGGCGCGCGTATCCGGAGGTCGACGCGATCGTCCGGGCCAATGTCGACGCCGAGGGCCTGGCATTCCTCGCCAAAGCCGAAGCGAGCTCGACCATTCCGTTCGTCGCCCGCGCACGGGGCAGGAATCTGGATCGCCACTGTCGGGGCAGCAGCCTCGCGGAGCTCATCGCGATGCCGGATGTCCGTGCGGTCTTCGATGACATCCGGCCCGGTACCCGCGCCCCCGCCATGCCGCTGCTGATCATGCAGAGCGTGCGCGATCAGATCATCCCGGTCGAGGGTGTGGACGGCCAGGTGGACCGCTATCTCGCGGACGGGGCGCGGGTGCGGTACCTGCGCGACCGCCTCAGCGAGCATCTGTCGCTGGCGGTCTTCAGCGCCCCGGTCGCACTGGACTGGCTGTCGGATCGATTCGCCGGGCTACCCGCCCCCGAAGGCACGGAAACACTTTGGTCCGTGGCCTTTTCGCGGCAGGCGGGCCGGGGTCTGCGGCGCTGGGCCGGCCGGATCCGGCGCTGA
- a CDS encoding MlaD family protein: MALTALLLTAGCAFDPATVPVPGAGVDGPTYRIHIEFANALNLPAKARVVANGAEVGSVAKVSVVDAKRTGGSGGYVSVDADIQQGVRLPVSTVAELRQDTVLGDIHIALMTPPGGFGSTLTADSTIPLQQTKAPLQIEDAMAGMATFVQGGAIGQFQDIINQLNAVLPADPAETARISAVLGANAVDLAQHMQQVDVFLNSLVATSSALHEQPNLSDMLTADAVAHTSAAVASIVDVVGVLGGLGGVAHSLVWLAPLANSGDAAAKAFVPLAFTARPLDLNAPSNLKALVELIRDKIIPFVERGPKVNLTRVTLSGNDTDVVSTDDQVDSIVATLRMIGAVR; the protein is encoded by the coding sequence GTGGCGCTCACGGCCTTGCTGCTGACCGCGGGCTGCGCGTTCGACCCGGCCACTGTGCCGGTCCCCGGCGCCGGGGTGGACGGCCCGACCTATCGCATCCACATCGAGTTCGCCAATGCGCTGAACCTGCCCGCCAAGGCCCGCGTGGTCGCCAATGGCGCCGAAGTGGGCAGTGTGGCAAAGGTTTCCGTGGTCGATGCCAAGCGGACGGGCGGCTCCGGCGGCTATGTGAGCGTCGACGCCGATATCCAGCAGGGCGTGCGGCTGCCGGTGTCCACGGTGGCGGAACTGCGCCAGGACACCGTGCTCGGCGATATCCACATCGCGCTCATGACCCCGCCGGGCGGGTTCGGCAGCACGCTGACCGCTGATTCCACCATTCCGCTGCAGCAGACCAAGGCTCCCCTGCAGATCGAGGACGCCATGGCGGGCATGGCCACCTTCGTGCAGGGTGGGGCGATCGGGCAGTTCCAGGACATCATCAATCAGCTGAATGCCGTGCTGCCCGCCGATCCCGCTGAGACGGCGCGCATTTCGGCGGTGCTGGGTGCGAATGCGGTGGATCTGGCGCAGCACATGCAGCAGGTCGACGTATTCCTGAACAGCCTGGTGGCGACCTCCAGCGCCCTGCACGAGCAGCCGAATCTGAGCGACATGCTCACCGCCGACGCGGTCGCGCACACCTCGGCGGCGGTGGCCTCGATCGTCGATGTGGTCGGCGTGCTGGGTGGGCTCGGCGGGGTGGCGCATTCGCTGGTCTGGCTTGCGCCGCTGGCGAATTCGGGTGATGCGGCGGCCAAGGCGTTCGTGCCGCTGGCCTTCACGGCCCGCCCGCTGGACCTGAACGCACCGTCGAATCTGAAGGCGCTGGTGGAACTGATCCGCGACAAGATCATCCCGTTCGTCGAGCGCGGGCCGAAGGTGAATCTCACCCGAGTCACGCTGTCCGGCAACGACACCGACGTGGTCTCCACCGACGATCAGGTGGACAGCATCGTCGCGACCCTGCGCATGATCGGAGCGGTCCGATGA
- a CDS encoding ABC transporter permease: MTATPYSPKHFGRLLVKLRTEGGPLRPVESFGFVLRFLWQALSSIPLTLTRYRAETMRAITNMTWGRGSVIVGGGTVPMMIVLGLAMGASVAVESFATLDMLGMGPVTGIVSAYATTRELAPIAAAVGFAAQAGCRMTAEIGSMRISEEIDALESLGLRSVPFVVTTRVLAGVVAIVPTFLIALILSYAACRGVITLVHGQSGGVYDHYFFQFVSGFDVIAAVIKVTIFSAAVILIHCYYGFFAAGGPEGVGIASGRAVRASFVAVIVLDMVISIAAWGFNSAISFTG; encoded by the coding sequence ATGACCGCGACTCCTTACTCCCCCAAGCATTTCGGCCGTCTGCTGGTGAAGCTGCGGACCGAGGGCGGGCCGCTGCGCCCGGTCGAGTCGTTCGGGTTCGTGCTGCGGTTCCTGTGGCAGGCCCTGAGCTCGATTCCGCTGACGCTCACCAGGTATCGCGCCGAAACCATGCGCGCCATCACGAATATGACGTGGGGCCGCGGCTCGGTCATCGTGGGCGGCGGCACCGTGCCCATGATGATCGTGCTCGGCCTGGCCATGGGCGCGTCGGTCGCGGTGGAATCCTTTGCGACACTGGACATGCTGGGCATGGGACCGGTCACCGGCATCGTGTCCGCGTATGCCACGACGCGTGAGCTCGCACCCATCGCGGCCGCCGTAGGCTTCGCCGCGCAGGCGGGTTGCCGCATGACCGCCGAGATCGGGTCCATGCGCATCTCCGAGGAGATCGACGCTCTCGAATCCCTTGGGCTGCGGTCGGTTCCGTTCGTGGTCACCACTCGCGTGCTGGCGGGCGTGGTGGCCATCGTGCCGACCTTCCTGATCGCGCTGATCCTGTCCTACGCGGCCTGCCGGGGTGTGATCACCCTGGTGCACGGCCAGTCCGGCGGGGTCTACGACCACTATTTCTTCCAGTTCGTCTCCGGCTTCGACGTGATCGCCGCGGTGATCAAGGTGACCATCTTCTCCGCCGCGGTGATCCTGATCCATTGCTACTACGGGTTTTTCGCCGCGGGCGGACCGGAGGGCGTCGGCATCGCCTCGGGTCGCGCGGTGCGCGCGAGTTTCGTGGCGGTGATCGTGCTGGATATGGTGATCAGCATCGCGGCCTGGGGATTCAACTCGGCGATCAGTTTCACGGGGTAG
- a CDS encoding MlaE family ABC transporter permease codes for MRIVRDNVADTALSALRTFGRAVDLGVEAGTGAVTDLVRREFQWRETLLQAWRLITVTAVPAILMAIPFGVIVSVQVGNLIHTLGADSLLGAAGGLGVIKQGAPMATGFLLGGAGASAIAADLGARTIREEIDALHTMGINPVHRLVIPRVVAMIAVAPLLNLLIIFVGVLAGYISSITGQHVTPGSYWSTFGSFVTVADVWVSLGKAVVFGLLVVVIACQRGLEARGGPRGVADGVNAAVVLSVVSIVLVNLVITQIVAMFLPTRLA; via the coding sequence TTGCGCATCGTTCGCGACAACGTTGCCGATACGGCGCTGTCGGCGCTGCGGACCTTCGGACGGGCCGTCGATCTGGGGGTGGAAGCGGGGACGGGCGCGGTCACCGATCTCGTGCGCCGCGAATTCCAGTGGCGCGAAACCCTTTTGCAGGCGTGGCGGCTGATCACGGTCACCGCGGTGCCCGCAATTCTGATGGCCATCCCGTTCGGTGTGATCGTGTCGGTGCAGGTCGGCAATCTCATCCACACGCTCGGCGCGGATTCGCTGCTGGGCGCGGCGGGCGGGCTGGGCGTGATCAAGCAGGGTGCGCCCATGGCCACCGGCTTCCTGCTGGGCGGCGCGGGGGCCTCGGCCATCGCGGCCGATCTCGGGGCGCGCACCATTCGCGAGGAAATCGACGCGCTGCACACCATGGGCATCAATCCCGTTCACCGTCTGGTGATTCCGCGAGTGGTGGCGATGATCGCGGTCGCCCCGCTGCTGAATCTGCTCATCATCTTCGTGGGTGTGCTGGCGGGCTACATCTCCTCGATCACCGGACAGCATGTGACCCCGGGCAGCTACTGGTCCACCTTCGGATCCTTCGTGACCGTGGCCGACGTGTGGGTGTCGCTGGGCAAGGCGGTGGTCTTCGGACTGCTGGTGGTGGTGATCGCCTGTCAGCGCGGGCTGGAGGCGCGCGGCGGGCCGCGCGGGGTGGCCGACGGCGTGAACGCGGCGGTGGTGCTGTCGGTGGTGTCGATCGTGCTGGTGAATCTGGTGATCACGCAGATCGTGGCCATGTTCCTGCCGACGAGGCTGGCCTGA
- a CDS encoding MlaD family protein: MQRIAAQARPGAPRGRSYMADEKTRRRRELRIGVIGAAVVVAALAAAAVLYAVPFGKTTYTAELAEAQSVKTGDDVRIAGISVGAVQSLELKSDRVVMKFTVDSDVFLGSETTLDVRMLTVVGGHYVAIQPAGTTPLGHSVIPADRVRLPYSLVQAFQDAAAPLAAVDGDTLRGSLDSLATSIESSPDGMREILDGVEHFIDVMNKQRSDVSAAIAIADEYLNGVEAAKGELRRLIDRINLLETVLSGKRTEVREAVRVLRLVVSRLAALQPSWESTLKPLAEQLAAAAPELENLGEKLGPVIDSVQGLTRQLTDAALPDGGVTIDQSGETVTAAPGLQPAALTLCVPLPGKAC; this comes from the coding sequence ATGCAACGGATAGCCGCACAGGCGCGGCCGGGCGCACCCCGCGGGCGCTCGTACATGGCGGACGAGAAGACCCGGCGGCGCCGGGAACTGCGGATCGGCGTGATCGGCGCGGCGGTCGTGGTGGCGGCGCTGGCCGCCGCGGCGGTGCTGTACGCGGTGCCGTTCGGAAAGACCACCTACACAGCGGAATTGGCCGAGGCGCAGTCGGTGAAGACCGGCGACGACGTGCGCATCGCGGGGATCTCGGTCGGCGCGGTGCAATCGCTGGAGCTGAAGTCCGATCGCGTGGTCATGAAGTTCACCGTCGACTCGGACGTATTCCTGGGCAGCGAAACAACTTTGGACGTGCGCATGCTCACCGTGGTGGGCGGGCACTATGTCGCCATCCAGCCCGCGGGCACGACTCCCTTGGGCCACAGCGTGATTCCCGCCGATCGGGTCCGCCTGCCCTACAGCCTCGTGCAGGCGTTCCAGGACGCCGCCGCCCCGCTTGCGGCCGTGGACGGCGACACCCTGCGCGGCAGTCTCGACAGCCTGGCGACCTCGATCGAGTCCAGCCCGGACGGCATGCGCGAAATCCTGGATGGCGTAGAGCATTTCATCGACGTCATGAACAAGCAGCGCTCCGACGTCTCGGCCGCCATCGCCATCGCCGATGAGTACCTCAATGGCGTGGAGGCGGCCAAGGGCGAACTGCGCCGCCTGATCGACCGCATCAACCTGCTCGAAACCGTGCTGTCCGGCAAGCGCACCGAGGTGCGGGAGGCGGTACGGGTGCTGCGGCTGGTGGTGTCACGGCTGGCAGCCCTGCAACCCTCGTGGGAGAGCACCTTGAAGCCGCTCGCCGAGCAGTTGGCCGCGGCCGCGCCGGAGCTGGAGAACCTCGGCGAGAAGCTCGGTCCCGTCATCGATTCCGTACAGGGGCTCACCCGGCAGCTGACAGACGCGGCGCTGCCCGACGGCGGGGTCACGATCGATCAGTCGGGGGAAACCGTCACCGCCGCACCGGGTTTGCAACCCGCCGCGCTGACGCTGTGCGTGCCCCTGCCCGGAAAGGCGTGCTGA
- a CDS encoding MCE family protein, with protein MTSVSKAAWRLGLFAAAMVGVLLLVVMAIKRPVAGATEAHYALFTDANGLKTGDDVRMYGVQVGKVEEIELDGTVAKVRFTVRTDSPVYENSTLAIRYQNLTGQRYVDVQQQPNPTARVAAESTIGLAHTIPSFDVTTLYNGLKPVLATLSPEALNRFSQNMIAVIEGNGTGIGPALDSIGELSTYVTDRQQVITTLVRNMSEIADRIGGKSPQLVTLLTKIADVFAALQIKVNGLIDFALTAPPVLEPVDSLLATLGLTTPDNPDADALIRAVFPNPQDAVDALSRLPGLLSALAAALPATGASPIAVCSKGAAEVPGPLGVLIAGQKVSICNG; from the coding sequence ATGACCTCGGTGAGCAAGGCGGCCTGGCGGCTGGGCCTGTTCGCGGCCGCCATGGTGGGGGTGCTGCTGCTGGTGGTGATGGCCATCAAGCGGCCGGTGGCGGGTGCCACCGAGGCGCATTACGCGCTGTTCACCGATGCCAACGGTCTCAAGACCGGGGACGACGTGCGCATGTACGGCGTTCAGGTGGGCAAGGTCGAGGAGATCGAGCTGGACGGCACGGTCGCGAAGGTGCGGTTCACCGTGCGCACGGATTCGCCGGTGTACGAGAACAGCACCCTGGCCATCCGCTACCAGAACCTGACCGGCCAGCGGTATGTGGACGTCCAGCAGCAGCCGAACCCGACCGCGCGGGTGGCGGCGGAGTCGACCATCGGTCTCGCCCACACGATTCCGTCGTTCGATGTGACCACGCTCTACAACGGATTGAAGCCGGTGCTGGCGACGCTGTCCCCGGAAGCCCTGAACCGCTTCTCGCAGAACATGATCGCGGTGATCGAGGGCAATGGCACCGGCATCGGCCCGGCGCTGGACTCGATCGGTGAGCTGAGCACCTATGTCACCGACCGGCAGCAGGTCATCACCACGCTGGTGCGCAATATGTCGGAGATCGCCGATCGCATCGGCGGCAAGTCGCCGCAGCTGGTCACCCTGCTCACCAAGATCGCGGACGTGTTCGCGGCGCTGCAGATCAAGGTGAACGGCCTGATCGACTTCGCCCTCACCGCGCCCCCGGTGCTGGAGCCGGTCGACAGCCTGCTCGCCACCCTGGGCCTCACCACCCCGGACAACCCGGACGCCGACGCGCTCATTCGCGCGGTGTTCCCGAACCCGCAGGACGCGGTGGACGCGCTGAGCCGGCTGCCCGGCCTGCTGTCCGCCCTCGCCGCCGCCCTGCCCGCGACCGGCGCTTCGCCGATCGCGGTGTGCAGCAAGGGAGCCGCCGAGGTGCCGGGTCCCCTGGGCGTGCTCATCGCCGGACAGAAGGTCTCGATATGCAACGGATAG